One window of Erwinia aphidicola genomic DNA carries:
- a CDS encoding glycine zipper 2TM domain-containing protein: MNKSMLAGIGIGVAAALGVAAVASMNVFDRGPQYAQVLSATPIKETLKNPRQECRNVTLTHRRAVQDENRIAGSVLGAVAGGVLGHQFGGGRGRDVATVAGALAGGYGGNQVQGALQDRDTYTTSEQRCKTVYDKQEKMLGYDVTYKIGDQQGKIRMENDPGTRIPLDNNGQLVLSDKA, encoded by the coding sequence GTGAATAAATCAATGTTAGCGGGTATTGGCATCGGTGTAGCAGCCGCCCTGGGTGTGGCCGCTGTGGCAAGTATGAACGTGTTCGATCGCGGACCGCAGTACGCGCAGGTGCTCTCTGCAACGCCAATCAAAGAGACTCTGAAGAACCCTCGTCAGGAGTGCCGCAACGTTACGCTGACGCATCGTCGCGCCGTGCAGGATGAAAATCGCATTGCCGGTTCAGTGCTGGGCGCGGTAGCGGGCGGGGTACTGGGTCACCAGTTTGGTGGCGGTCGTGGTCGCGATGTGGCAACGGTAGCGGGTGCGCTGGCCGGCGGCTACGGTGGTAATCAGGTGCAGGGCGCCCTGCAGGATCGCGATACTTACACCACTTCCGAGCAGCGTTGCAAAACCGTTTACGACAAGCAGGAAAAGATGCTGGGCTATGACGTCACCTATAAAATTGGTGACCAGCAGGGTAAAATCCGCATGGAAAACGACCCAGGCACGCGCATCCCGCTCGATAATAACGGTCAGCTGGTGCTGAGCGACAAAGCGTAA
- the mfd gene encoding transcription-repair coupling factor gives MPELYRYDLPTRAGDQRQLGQLTGAACAVECAEMVERHQGPVVLIAPDMQNALRLQDEIKQFTDQPVMALADWETLPFDSFSPHQEIISSRLSTLYQLPTLERGVLILPVNTLMQRVCPHSFLHGHALVMQKGQKLSRDKLRAQLEQAGYRSVDQVMEHGEFATRGALLDLYPMGSDRPYRIDFFDDDIDSLRLFDVDSQRTQEEVAAINLLPAHEFPTDKAAIELFRTQWREHFDVRREAEHIYQQVSKGTLPAGIEYWQPLFFEQPLQPLFSYLPANTLLIISGDLEASAERFWQDVNARYENRRVDPMRPLLPPPTLWLRSDELFGELKQWPRVQLKTELLADKAANTNLHYETLPDLAVQAQAKAPLDALRRFLESFSGPVVFSVESEGRREALQELLARIKLKPTAIHSLPDAQAPGHYLLIGASEHGFIDGLRNRALICESDLLGERVSRRRQDSRRTINPDVLIRNLAELHPGQPVVHLEHGVGRYIGLTTLETGGIQAEYLMLAYAGDAKLYVPVSSLHLISRYAGGAEENAPLHKLGSDAWSRARQKAAEKVRDVAAELLDIYAQRAAKTGFAFKHDREQYQLFCESFPFETTPDQSAAINAVLSDMCQPLAMDRLVCGDVGFGKTEVAMRAAFLAVENHKQVAVLVPTTLLAQQHYDNFRDRFANWPVRIEMLSRFRTAKEQVQVLSEAQEGKVDILIGTHKLLQSEIKWRDLGLLIVDEEHRFGVRHKERIKAMRADVDILTLTATPIPRTLNMAMSGMRDLSIIATPPARRLAVKTFVRQYDELVVREAILREVLRGGQVYYLYNDVENIEKAAQRLSELVPEARVAIGHGQMRERELERVMNDFHHQRFNVLVCTTIIETGIDIPTANTIIIERADHFGLAQLHQLRGRVGRSHHQAYAWLLTPHPKAMTTDAHKRLEALASLEDLGAGFALATHDLEIRGAGELLGEGQSGQMETIGFSLYMELLENAVDALKEGREPSLEDLTNSQTEIELRMPALLPDDFIPDVNTRLSFYKRIASAQESGELDDLKVELIDRFGLLPDAARNLLDIAGLRLVAKKLGVRKVEASEKGGFVEFAEKNKVDPAWLIGLLQKDPQQWRLDGPTRIKFMRDLGERKVRMGWVREFMDKMLENAAA, from the coding sequence ATGCCAGAACTCTACCGCTACGACCTGCCGACCAGAGCAGGCGACCAGCGCCAGCTGGGGCAATTAACCGGTGCAGCCTGTGCCGTTGAATGTGCCGAAATGGTTGAACGTCATCAAGGCCCGGTGGTATTGATTGCACCGGATATGCAGAATGCACTGCGCCTGCAGGATGAAATTAAACAGTTTACCGATCAGCCGGTGATGGCGCTGGCGGACTGGGAAACGCTGCCTTTTGACAGTTTTTCGCCGCATCAGGAAATTATCTCCTCGCGACTCTCCACCCTGTATCAACTGCCGACGCTTGAGCGCGGCGTGCTGATCCTGCCGGTTAACACGCTGATGCAGCGTGTCTGCCCGCACAGCTTCCTGCACGGCCATGCGCTGGTGATGCAAAAAGGGCAAAAGCTGTCGCGCGACAAGCTGCGCGCCCAGCTGGAACAGGCGGGCTATCGCAGCGTGGATCAGGTGATGGAACACGGTGAGTTTGCCACCCGTGGCGCACTGCTTGACCTTTACCCGATGGGCAGCGACCGCCCCTACCGCATTGACTTTTTCGATGATGACATCGACAGCCTGCGGCTGTTTGACGTCGACAGCCAGCGCACTCAGGAAGAGGTCGCGGCGATTAATCTGCTGCCCGCGCATGAGTTCCCGACCGATAAAGCCGCGATTGAGCTGTTCCGCACCCAGTGGCGCGAACATTTTGACGTGCGTCGTGAAGCCGAGCATATCTATCAGCAGGTGAGCAAAGGCACCCTGCCCGCCGGGATCGAATACTGGCAGCCGCTGTTCTTCGAGCAGCCGCTGCAGCCGTTATTCAGCTATCTGCCGGCCAATACGCTGCTGATCATTTCCGGCGACCTGGAAGCCAGCGCCGAACGTTTCTGGCAGGATGTTAACGCCCGCTATGAGAACCGCCGCGTCGACCCGATGCGTCCACTGCTGCCGCCGCCAACCCTGTGGCTGCGCAGTGATGAGCTGTTTGGCGAACTGAAGCAGTGGCCGCGCGTGCAGCTGAAAACCGAACTGTTGGCCGATAAAGCCGCCAATACCAATCTGCATTATGAAACGCTGCCGGATCTGGCGGTGCAGGCCCAGGCCAAAGCACCGCTTGATGCCCTGCGCCGTTTTCTGGAGAGTTTCAGCGGCCCGGTGGTGTTCTCGGTAGAGAGCGAAGGCCGCCGCGAAGCATTGCAGGAGCTGCTGGCGCGCATCAAGCTGAAGCCGACGGCGATCCACTCGCTGCCGGATGCGCAGGCGCCAGGCCACTATCTGCTGATCGGCGCCAGCGAACACGGTTTTATCGACGGCCTGCGTAACCGCGCGCTGATCTGCGAAAGCGATCTGCTGGGCGAGCGCGTTAGCCGTCGTCGCCAGGACAGCCGCCGCACCATCAACCCGGACGTGCTGATCCGCAACCTCGCGGAACTGCATCCGGGCCAGCCGGTGGTGCATCTGGAGCACGGCGTCGGGCGCTATATCGGCCTGACCACGCTGGAAACCGGCGGTATCCAGGCGGAGTATCTGATGCTGGCGTATGCCGGCGATGCCAAGCTGTATGTACCGGTGTCGTCTCTGCATCTGATCAGCCGCTACGCGGGCGGTGCCGAAGAGAACGCGCCGCTGCACAAGCTGGGCAGCGATGCCTGGTCGCGCGCGCGCCAGAAAGCGGCAGAAAAAGTGCGCGATGTGGCCGCCGAACTGCTGGATATCTATGCCCAGCGTGCCGCCAAAACCGGCTTTGCCTTTAAGCATGACCGGGAACAGTATCAGCTGTTTTGCGAGAGCTTCCCGTTCGAAACCACCCCTGACCAGTCCGCTGCTATTAATGCCGTGCTGAGCGATATGTGCCAGCCGCTGGCGATGGACCGCCTGGTGTGTGGCGACGTGGGCTTTGGTAAAACCGAAGTGGCAATGCGTGCCGCCTTCCTCGCGGTGGAAAACCACAAGCAGGTGGCGGTGCTGGTGCCGACCACCCTGCTGGCCCAGCAGCATTACGATAACTTCCGCGACCGCTTCGCCAACTGGCCGGTGCGCATTGAGATGCTGTCCCGCTTCCGTACCGCCAAAGAGCAGGTGCAGGTGCTGAGCGAGGCGCAGGAAGGCAAGGTTGATATTCTGATCGGCACACACAAGCTGTTGCAGAGTGAGATCAAATGGCGCGATCTCGGCCTGCTGATCGTCGATGAAGAGCACCGCTTCGGCGTACGGCATAAAGAGCGCATCAAAGCGATGCGTGCCGATGTGGATATTCTGACGCTGACCGCCACGCCGATCCCACGCACGCTGAATATGGCGATGAGTGGGATGCGCGATCTGTCGATTATTGCCACGCCACCGGCCCGCCGCCTGGCGGTAAAAACCTTTGTGCGCCAGTACGATGAGCTGGTGGTGCGCGAGGCGATCCTGCGTGAAGTGCTGCGCGGCGGCCAGGTTTATTACCTCTACAACGACGTCGAAAATATCGAGAAGGCCGCACAGCGTCTCTCCGAACTGGTGCCTGAAGCGCGTGTCGCTATCGGCCATGGTCAGATGCGCGAGCGCGAGCTGGAACGGGTGATGAACGATTTCCACCACCAGCGGTTTAACGTGCTGGTGTGTACCACCATCATCGAAACCGGCATCGATATCCCGACCGCGAATACCATTATTATCGAACGTGCCGATCACTTTGGTCTGGCGCAGCTTCACCAGCTGCGTGGCCGCGTGGGCCGTTCTCACCACCAGGCCTACGCCTGGCTGTTGACGCCACACCCGAAAGCGATGACCACCGACGCGCACAAACGCCTGGAGGCTCTGGCTTCGCTGGAAGATTTGGGCGCGGGCTTCGCGCTGGCAACGCACGATCTGGAAATCCGTGGTGCCGGTGAGCTGCTGGGAGAAGGTCAGAGCGGCCAGATGGAGACGATCGGCTTCTCGCTGTATATGGAGCTGCTGGAAAATGCCGTGGATGCGCTGAAGGAGGGCCGTGAACCCTCGCTGGAGGATCTCACCAACAGCCAGACGGAGATCGAGCTGCGCATGCCTGCGCTGCTGCCGGATGACTTTATCCCGGATGTTAATACCCGCCTCTCCTTCTATAAGCGGATTGCCAGCGCGCAGGAGTCCGGCGAGCTGGATGACCTCAAGGTTGAGCTGATCGACCGCTTTGGCCTGCTGCCGGATGCAGCGCGTAACCTGCTGGATATCGCCGGGCTGCGTCTGGTGGCGAAGAAGCTGGGCGTGCGTAAGGTGGAAGCCAGCGAGAAAGGCGGCTTCGTTGAGTTCGCCGAGAAAAATAAGGTCGACCCGGCCTGGCTGATTGGCCTGTTGCAGAAAGATCCGCAGCAGTGGCGGCTGGACGGCCCGACGCGCATTAAGTTTATGCGCGACCTCGGCGAGCGCAAAGTGCGTATGGGCTGGGTGCGGGAGTTCATGGATAAGATGCTGGAGAACGCGGCAGCGTAA
- a CDS encoding glycosyl transferase, with the protein MSDFYQNGVITNFHNLTGRSVEELEKELTRFSRKRKMGLILPSLYSELEGPALSHIVDELAKVPYLAEIVIGLDRADRDQFLHAREFFSRLPQRHRILWNDGPRLKALDAELDKEGLSPAQPGKGRNVWFCTGYTLASDKTACVALHDCDIVTYERGMLARLLYPLANPSFQYEFCKGFYARVADGKLNGRVGRLLVGPLLRSLQKVYGHSEYLDYLSSFRYPLSGEFAMRTHVLNGIKIPGDWGLEIGVLSEIYRNYTTRQSCQVEIADNYDHKHQPLAEEDGTGGLKRMSNDIVQSLLRKMATMGVNITSDSFRVLKATYYRNALDMMEIYNHEATMNGLKFDQHAEEAAVEMFTQAILDAGQSFIERPNEKPFIPSWSRVQSAFPDILQRIYQAVEDDNTGDV; encoded by the coding sequence ATGAGCGATTTTTACCAGAACGGCGTCATTACTAACTTTCATAACCTGACGGGGCGCAGCGTGGAGGAGCTGGAAAAAGAGCTTACGCGCTTCTCACGCAAGCGCAAAATGGGGCTGATCCTCCCTTCCCTTTATTCGGAACTGGAAGGTCCGGCCCTCAGCCATATCGTCGATGAGCTGGCGAAAGTCCCTTACCTGGCCGAGATCGTGATTGGGCTGGATCGCGCCGACCGCGATCAGTTCCTGCATGCCCGCGAGTTCTTTTCGCGCCTGCCTCAGCGCCATCGTATTTTGTGGAACGACGGCCCGCGCCTGAAAGCGCTGGATGCCGAACTGGATAAAGAGGGGCTTTCCCCTGCGCAGCCGGGTAAAGGGCGTAACGTCTGGTTCTGCACCGGCTACACCCTTGCTTCCGATAAAACCGCCTGCGTGGCGCTGCACGATTGCGATATCGTCACCTATGAGCGCGGCATGCTGGCCCGCCTGCTCTACCCGCTGGCGAACCCCAGCTTCCAGTATGAGTTCTGCAAAGGGTTCTATGCCCGCGTCGCGGATGGCAAGCTGAATGGCCGCGTTGGCCGCCTGCTGGTTGGCCCACTGCTGCGCTCGCTGCAAAAGGTGTACGGCCATTCGGAGTATCTCGACTATCTCTCCAGCTTCCGCTACCCGCTCTCCGGCGAGTTCGCCATGCGCACCCATGTACTGAACGGCATTAAAATTCCCGGCGACTGGGGGTTGGAGATTGGCGTGCTGTCCGAGATCTATCGCAACTACACCACGCGGCAGAGTTGCCAGGTGGAGATTGCCGATAACTACGACCATAAGCATCAGCCGCTGGCCGAAGAGGATGGCACCGGGGGACTGAAGCGCATGAGTAACGACATTGTGCAGTCGCTGCTGCGTAAAATGGCCACCATGGGCGTTAATATCACCAGCGACTCCTTCCGCGTGCTGAAAGCCACCTACTATCGTAACGCGCTGGATATGATGGAGATCTATAACCATGAAGCGACGATGAATGGCCTGAAGTTCGACCAGCATGCGGAGGAAGCCGCCGTGGAGATGTTTACTCAGGCCATTCTCGACGCCGGGCAGTCGTTTATTGAACGCCCGAATGAGAAACCCTTTATCCCCAGCTGGAGCCGCGTGCAGTCAGCCTTCCCGGATATCCTGCAGCGTATCTATCAGGCCGTTGAGGATGATAATACCGGTGACGTCTGA
- a CDS encoding mannosyl-3-phosphoglycerate phosphatase-related protein, with protein sequence MPTLQDPVMIITDLDGSLLDHHTYSWQPAEPWLARLHAQHIPLVICSSKTAAEIVPLQDQLGIAGAPFIAENGALVQWDDGSGAGPFRESGGTDYATLCRTLQRLKQQHGFRFIGFAEVSEKEVSDWTGLAPHQAALARQREASESLIWRDSEERFTEFRQHLAQQDLTLIQGGRFWSVVRSGCGKGAALRWLLQHYPHPAGPPLTIGLGDGPNDAEMLDAVDYAVVINGYSKNPVILQRQDKHHIYHTEHFGPQGWCEGLEHFITQ encoded by the coding sequence ATGCCGACGTTGCAGGACCCGGTGATGATTATCACCGATCTCGACGGTTCGCTACTGGACCATCATACCTATAGCTGGCAACCCGCCGAACCCTGGCTGGCACGCCTGCATGCGCAGCACATCCCGCTGGTTATCTGCTCCAGTAAGACTGCAGCAGAGATCGTCCCGCTGCAAGATCAGCTGGGGATCGCCGGTGCGCCGTTTATAGCTGAAAATGGCGCGCTGGTGCAGTGGGATGACGGCAGCGGCGCTGGCCCTTTCAGGGAGTCGGGCGGCACCGATTACGCCACGCTGTGCCGCACGCTGCAGCGCCTGAAACAGCAGCACGGCTTCAGGTTCATCGGCTTTGCCGAAGTCAGTGAAAAGGAGGTCTCCGACTGGACCGGGCTGGCCCCGCATCAGGCGGCTTTAGCACGCCAGCGCGAGGCCTCGGAAAGCCTTATCTGGCGCGACAGCGAGGAGCGTTTCACCGAGTTCCGCCAGCATCTGGCGCAGCAGGATCTCACCCTGATCCAGGGCGGGCGCTTCTGGTCCGTGGTGCGCAGTGGATGTGGTAAAGGCGCGGCGCTGCGCTGGTTGCTCCAGCACTACCCTCACCCGGCGGGGCCACCGCTCACCATTGGCCTGGGGGACGGCCCTAACGATGCGGAGATGCTGGACGCCGTTGATTATGCGGTAGTGATTAACGGCTACAGTAAAAATCCGGTCATTTTGCAGCGTCAGGATAAGCACCATATCTATCACACCGAACATTTTGGCCCGCAAGGCTGGTGCGAAGGGCTTGAGCATTTTATCACTCAGTAA
- a CDS encoding YqaE/Pmp3 family membrane protein, translating into MDFLRIVIAILLPPLGVFMQVGFGGAFWLNILLTLCGYIPGIIHAVWVIARR; encoded by the coding sequence ATGGACTTTTTACGCATTGTGATTGCGATTCTTTTACCCCCACTGGGCGTGTTTATGCAGGTTGGTTTTGGCGGAGCATTCTGGCTGAATATCCTGCTGACGCTGTGCGGCTACATCCCCGGTATCATCCACGCGGTGTGGGTGATTGCACGTCGCTAA
- the dsrB gene encoding protein DsrB, producing the protein MKVNERVTVKTDGGPRRPGTVLAVEEFSEGTMFLVALEDYPLGIWFFNESGHEDGIFVEPHP; encoded by the coding sequence ATGAAAGTTAATGAGCGCGTAACGGTAAAAACTGACGGCGGACCACGCCGTCCGGGGACGGTTCTGGCAGTGGAAGAGTTTAGCGAAGGCACCATGTTCCTGGTGGCGCTGGAGGATTATCCACTGGGGATCTGGTTCTTTAATGAATCTGGCCACGAAGACGGCATTTTCGTCGAACCGCACCCGTAA
- a CDS encoding GNAT family N-acetyltransferase: MLMPLVPAVAEWQRDDYLLSSDPQKIDIAWVHHHISEHSYWAQGQTLEMTERSLAASMPFGIYYQQQQVGFGRLITDYSRFAYLSDVMIDEAHRGKGLGRWFAAAIVHHPELKTIKRWMLATDDAHDVYRRAGWKPVAQPQRLMEFIPTPPEDRTP, translated from the coding sequence ATGCTAATGCCGCTTGTGCCTGCCGTTGCCGAATGGCAGCGCGATGACTACCTGTTAAGCAGCGACCCGCAAAAAATCGATATCGCCTGGGTCCACCACCACATCTCCGAACACAGCTACTGGGCGCAGGGGCAAACGCTGGAAATGACCGAGCGCTCCCTCGCGGCCTCAATGCCCTTCGGCATCTATTACCAGCAGCAGCAGGTAGGTTTTGGCCGCCTGATCACCGACTACAGCCGCTTTGCCTATCTCAGCGACGTGATGATCGACGAAGCGCACCGTGGTAAAGGCTTAGGGCGCTGGTTTGCCGCCGCTATTGTCCATCACCCTGAACTGAAAACCATCAAACGCTGGATGCTGGCGACCGATGACGCGCACGACGTATACCGTCGGGCGGGCTGGAAGCCGGTGGCACAGCCGCAACGCTTGATGGAATTTATTCCTACCCCACCAGAGGATCGCACTCCATGA
- a CDS encoding hydantoinase/oxoprolinase family protein: MTYRVGVDIGGSFTDFALLDERDNSIRTLKVLSRPDSPGSEITTGLAAFQQRDGINPADIHYFTHGTTVGVNAVIQRKGVKLALFATEGFCDVLELARLKIPHIHDLFSRRPAPLIARDRVFAIKERSDRDGNVLQPVERQSVVDAVDRARAAGCQGIVVSLLHSYRNGSNEAQVRAIVAEIAPDLLTSCSAEIWPIIREYERTITAVINAYVQPKVIHYLDAFERALKEMGVPVPPRITKSNGGVMALAQAKAECVQMVLSGTASGVMGASYIAESCGFDRLLSLDIGGTSADVAVIIDGRPEYGSGEIIGDFPIYIPSVSVTSVGQGGGSIAWIDSLGVLQVGPDSAGSLPGPVCFRRGGSEATATDAFAACGLIGHGDLGYNAVQVDVAGARAAVAKLAAPLGITIEETAENIIALAISSMYSDTSGLISRFGLDPREFYFLAFGGAGPMMGCFLARKLKLKGVVVPPTPGVLSALGGLVADIKNDFIRTLYCELTLAVTDDLQVNASELRRDAEGWLTREYGADLPYQLSFSADMRYRGQSFEIDVALQEAWLLAGDLAAVRAAFDAHHTRLFGHHDQHAAVQLINLRLVLSSPTPKPRLSTLAQATDPVAVVREVEAWIDGQWWQVGVVARSALLAGHQLDGPVIITQDDCTTCVPPQMQVDVDRFGNLIITPQTGAHHGN, encoded by the coding sequence ATGACCTACCGCGTTGGCGTCGATATCGGCGGCTCGTTTACTGACTTTGCGCTGCTTGACGAGCGTGATAACAGCATCCGTACCCTGAAAGTCTTGTCGCGGCCCGACAGCCCCGGCAGTGAAATTACCACCGGGCTGGCGGCGTTTCAGCAGCGCGATGGCATCAATCCGGCTGATATCCACTACTTCACCCACGGCACCACCGTTGGCGTGAATGCGGTGATCCAGCGCAAAGGCGTCAAGCTGGCGCTGTTCGCCACCGAGGGGTTCTGCGACGTGCTGGAGCTGGCCCGCCTGAAAATCCCTCATATCCACGACCTGTTCTCACGCCGCCCGGCCCCGCTGATCGCCCGCGACCGCGTCTTCGCCATCAAAGAGCGCAGCGACCGCGACGGCAACGTGCTGCAGCCGGTCGAGCGCCAGAGCGTGGTAGACGCGGTAGACAGGGCGCGCGCTGCGGGGTGCCAGGGGATAGTCGTCTCGCTGCTGCATAGCTATCGCAACGGCAGTAACGAAGCGCAGGTGCGCGCGATCGTCGCCGAAATTGCACCCGATCTGCTGACCTCCTGCTCGGCCGAGATCTGGCCGATTATCCGTGAATACGAACGCACCATCACTGCGGTGATCAACGCCTATGTACAGCCAAAAGTGATCCACTACCTTGACGCGTTCGAACGCGCCCTGAAAGAGATGGGCGTGCCGGTGCCGCCGCGCATCACCAAATCCAACGGCGGAGTGATGGCGCTGGCGCAGGCCAAAGCCGAGTGCGTACAGATGGTGCTATCCGGCACCGCTTCCGGCGTGATGGGTGCCAGCTATATTGCCGAAAGCTGCGGCTTTGACCGCCTGCTCAGCCTCGATATCGGCGGCACCAGCGCCGATGTGGCGGTGATTATCGATGGCCGCCCGGAGTACGGCAGTGGCGAAATTATCGGGGATTTCCCCATCTACATTCCGTCAGTGTCGGTCACCTCGGTGGGTCAGGGCGGCGGGTCGATCGCCTGGATCGACAGTCTCGGCGTCCTGCAGGTCGGGCCGGACAGCGCCGGTTCGCTGCCGGGGCCAGTCTGCTTCCGGCGCGGCGGCAGCGAAGCCACCGCCACCGATGCCTTTGCCGCCTGCGGGCTCATTGGTCACGGCGACCTCGGCTATAACGCGGTGCAGGTCGACGTGGCCGGGGCGCGCGCGGCGGTGGCAAAACTGGCGGCACCGCTCGGTATCACTATTGAGGAGACGGCGGAAAATATTATCGCGCTGGCGATCTCCAGCATGTACAGCGACACCAGTGGGCTGATTTCACGCTTCGGCCTCGATCCCCGTGAGTTCTACTTCCTCGCCTTCGGCGGCGCCGGGCCGATGATGGGCTGCTTCCTGGCGCGTAAGCTGAAGCTGAAAGGCGTCGTGGTTCCCCCTACGCCTGGGGTGCTGTCGGCGCTTGGCGGGCTGGTGGCCGACATAAAAAATGACTTTATCCGCACGCTGTACTGCGAGCTGACGCTGGCGGTTACGGACGACTTGCAGGTCAACGCGAGCGAACTCCGTCGCGACGCTGAAGGCTGGCTGACGCGGGAATACGGTGCCGATCTGCCGTATCAGCTGAGCTTCTCCGCCGATATGCGCTACCGCGGGCAGTCGTTTGAAATTGACGTGGCGCTGCAGGAAGCCTGGCTACTGGCGGGCGATCTCGCCGCCGTGCGTGCGGCATTTGATGCCCACCACACGCGCCTGTTCGGTCACCACGACCAGCACGCGGCGGTACAGCTGATCAACCTGCGGCTGGTGCTCTCCTCACCGACGCCGAAACCTCGCCTTAGTACGCTGGCGCAGGCCACTGACCCGGTGGCCGTAGTGCGTGAAGTGGAGGCGTGGATCGACGGCCAGTGGTGGCAGGTTGGCGTGGTCGCCCGCAGCGCGCTATTGGCCGGGCACCAGCTGGATGGCCCGGTGATTATCACCCAGGACGACTGTACCACCTGTGTTCCACCGCAGATGCAGGTCGACGTCGACCGCTTTGGCAACCTGATTATTACCCCGCAAACCGGAGCGCATCATGGCAATTGA